A genomic window from Silene latifolia isolate original U9 population chromosome Y, ASM4854445v1, whole genome shotgun sequence includes:
- the LOC141631153 gene encoding uncharacterized protein LOC141631153: MYLNLLHSKDEAFDAFKLFKAEVENICGKRIKIVRSDRSGEYYGRYIENGQAPGPFAKFFQDHGIVAQCTMPGSPDQNGVAERRNRTLIEMDIVLERDHHEVPPSDSSDRRSAIPDDYEVYLQELDYNVGADNDPMSFSQAVSSTESNLWMNAMKDEMNSMASNGVWDLVVLPDDVKPIGCKWVYKTKRDSLGNIERHKARLVAKGFTQREGIDYT; encoded by the exons ATGTATCTTAACTTGCTTCATTCTAAGGATGAAGCTTTTGATGCCTTTAAATTGTTTAAGGCTGAAGTAGAGAATATATGCGGTAAGCGCATTAAGATTGTGAGATCTGATAGAAGTGGTGAATACTATGGTAGATACATTGAGAACGGACAAGCACCTGGTCCATTTGCTAAATTTTTTCAAGATCATGGGATTGTTGCCCAATGCACTATGCCTGGTTCTCCAGACCAGAATGGTGTAGCAGAAAGAAGAAATAGGACATTAATTGAGATG GATATTGTCCTGGAGAGGGATCATCATGAAGTTCCACCATCTGATTCAAGCGACAG GAGATCGGCTATTCCTGATGactatgaagtatatctacaAGAATTGGATTATAATGTTGGAGCTGATAATGATCCTATGTCGTTTTCACAAGCCGTAAGTTCTACAGAATCAAACTTATGGATGAATGCTATGAAAGATGAGATGAATTCTATGGCATCTAATGGAGTTTGGGATCTCGTTGTATTGCCTGATGATGTAAAACCTATTGGGTGCAAGTGGGTCTATAAGACTAAAAGAGATTCACTTGGAAACATCGAGAGACATAAGGCAAGACTCGTTGCTAAAGGATTCACTCAAAGGGAAGGAATTGACTACACATAG
- the LOC141631155 gene encoding secreted RxLR effector protein 161-like, translated as MKNYSPSVVPIVKCDRFCLDQCPRNDIKKEQMKNIPYASVVGSIMYAQEDIRVTKDLITGRLQKKVLRYLQGTKDYMLMFRRTENIEVVGYSDSDYAGCIDSRKSTSGYVFMLADGAASWRSVKQTLTATSTMEAEFVPSFEATSHGVWLKSFISGLRIIKVE; from the exons ATGAAAAATTATTCACCAAGTGTAGTGCCAATTGTGAAATGTGACCGGTTCTGCTTGGACCAGTGCCCCAGGAATGACATTAAAAAGGAACAAATGAAGAATATTCCATATGCTTCAGTTGTTGGTAGCATTATGTATGCTCAG GAAGATATCAGAGTAACCAAGGACTTGATCACTGGAAGGCTACAAAAGAAAGTGTTGAGATACCTTCAAGGTACTAAGGATTACATGCTTATGTTTAGACGGACTGAGAATATTGAAGTAGTAGGTTACTCCGATTCTGACTACGCTGGTTGCATAGATTCACGTAAGTCCACATCaggatatgtgtttatgctagcTGATGGAGCTGCGTCATGGAGGAGTGTGAAGCAAACCTTGACGGCTACTTCTACTATGGAGGCTGAGTTCGTACCTTCTTTTGAGGCTACCTCACATGGTGTTTGGTTGAAAAGTTTCATATCTGGGCTGAGAATAATAAAAGTGGAATAA